From one Triticum urartu cultivar G1812 chromosome 3, Tu2.1, whole genome shotgun sequence genomic stretch:
- the LOC125547559 gene encoding uncharacterized protein LOC125547559 yields the protein MPDSSGATVLDDLPECLIADEILVRLPPKDVLRCRAVQQSWRAVTSTDKFILDNHRRQPSLPIIQRHKAGLSRFAAAGDHKIWPVIRYTCHTVSDISVIHHAACDGLLILSRGSSFYICNPATRKCASLSHPPLRPGFSAATVVAFYRHQLSEEHRVLWALYSAPMARGATVKPPAYFVLPVGSDQPRCVQWPIDLRNFPATWSSDCPPVHHRGGLHWALGLGITVFDTVTETFRQMSHPAQLPGDMVLLFDLGGDLALRRTSAEYVTLDLWVLQDYDAETWAFRYRIDLRVMEASPPLNLSVKHDPMMAAINGRELLIQHGPYRLLHCGIDGVFLGNVESNDHENSLSQFAKRLTLTRHRLQESMISLPLFEKRQEDAVNEEPPFTILL from the coding sequence ATGCCAGACAGCAGCGGCGCCACCGTGCTGGACGACCTCCCCGAGTGTCTCATCGCCGACGAGATCCTGGTCCGGCTGCCGCCCAAGGACGTGCTCCGCTGCCGCGCCGTCCAACAGTCGTGGCGCGCCGTCACTTCCACCGACAAGTTCATCCTCGACAACCACCGTCGCCAGCCGTCGCTCCCCATCATCCAGCGACACAAAGCGGGACTCTCCCGTTTCGCCGCCGCCGGGGATCACAAGATCTGGCCCGTCATCCGGTACACCTGCCATACTGTTTCCGATATCTCCGTCATACACCACGCCGCCTGCGATGGCCTCCTCATCCTGTCGCGGGGGTCCAGCTTCTACATCTGCAACCCGGCCACCCGCAAGTGCGCTTCCTTGTCACATCCTCCACTGCGGCCAGGATTCAGCGCCGCCACCGTCGTCGCCTTCTACCGGCACCAATTGTCCGAAGAGCATCGCGTGCTCTGGGCGTTATACTCGGCACCCATGGCGAGGGGCGCCACGGTCAAGCCGCCTGCTTACTTCGTCCTCCCGGTGGGATCTGACCAGCCGAGATGTGTGCAATGGCCGATAGATCTAAGGAATTTTCCCGCTACCTGGTCCTCGGATTGCCCACCAGTACACCATCGTGGTGGCCTGCACTGGGCACTGGGCCTCGGCATAACGGTGTTCGACACCGTGACCGAGACATTCCGGCAGATGAGCCACCCGGCACAGTTGCCGGGTGACATGGTGTTATTGTTCGATCTTGGTGGTGACCTTGCTTTGCGCCGCACGTCCGCTGAATACGTCACTCTGGACCTTTGGGTGCTGCAGGACTATGATGCCGAGACGTGGGCATTTCGATACCGGATTGACTTGCGGGTGATGGAGGCATCACCGCCGCTTAATTTGAGTGTGAAGCATGACCCTATGATGGCTGCGATCAATGGCCGTGAGCTGTTGATCCAGCATGGTCCTTACCGTCTATTGCATTGTGGCATTGATGGTGTGTTTTTAGGAAATGTGGAAAGCAATGACCATGAAAACAGTTTGAGTCAGTTTGCAAAACGTTTGACACTCACTAGGCATCGCCTccaggagagcatgatttcacTTCCATTGTTTGAGAAACGACAAGAAGATGCTGTGAACGAGGAGCCTCCGTTCACCATACTTCTATAA